One Epinephelus fuscoguttatus linkage group LG10, E.fuscoguttatus.final_Chr_v1 genomic window carries:
- the LOC125896362 gene encoding cytochrome b-c1 complex subunit 10-like, translating into MVQKILSKVVGAKYISILRTWVPNMVAWGTVGGVALVHFTDWRVILDYVPYIKGKFNDDE; encoded by the exons ATGGTCCAGAAAATACTCAGTAAAGTCGTCGGTGCCAAGTACATTTCTATTTTAAGGACGTG GGTGCCAAATATGGTTGCCTGGGGAACAGTCGGTGGAGTGGCGCTTGTTCACTTCACAGATTGGCGAGTGATTCTGGACTATGTGCCATACATCAAAGGGAAGTTCAACGACGATGAGTAA